A genomic stretch from Halorhodospira halophila SL1 includes:
- a CDS encoding TusE/DsrC/DsvC family sulfur relay protein, producing the protein MAIQVNGTTIPTDEEGYIEDLSLWSPEVAEIMAQEDGQELTEQHWEVINFLREYYDEYQIAPAVRVLTKQIGKRLGPEKGNSKYLYELFPYGPAKQACRYAGLPKPTGCV; encoded by the coding sequence ATGGCAATTCAGGTCAATGGCACCACCATCCCCACCGACGAGGAAGGCTACATCGAGGACCTGAGCCTCTGGTCCCCCGAGGTCGCCGAGATCATGGCCCAGGAGGATGGCCAGGAGCTGACCGAGCAGCACTGGGAGGTGATCAACTTCCTGCGCGAATACTACGACGAGTACCAGATCGCACCGGCGGTGCGGGTCCTGACCAAGCAGATCGGTAAGCGCCTGGGGCCGGAGAAGGGCAACAGCAAGTACCTCTACGAGCTCTTCCCCTACGGCCCGGCCAAGCAGGCCTGCCGCTACGCCGGCCTGCCCAAGCCCACCGGCTGCGTCTAG
- the tusC gene encoding sulfurtransferase complex subunit TusC — translation MDLEQEGDIKRFMFVNRKAPHGSIYALEALEVVLIAAAFDQDVSLAFLDDGVFQLRQDQNAKAIDMKNFAPTFRALEDYDIEKLYVEQESLAERGLTEADLIVPVEVVDRARMGTLMADQDVVLSF, via the coding sequence ATGGATCTGGAACAGGAAGGCGATATCAAGCGGTTCATGTTCGTCAACCGCAAAGCGCCGCACGGGAGCATCTACGCCCTGGAAGCCCTGGAGGTGGTGCTGATCGCCGCTGCGTTCGACCAGGACGTCAGCCTGGCGTTCCTGGATGACGGAGTCTTCCAGTTGCGCCAGGACCAGAACGCGAAGGCCATCGACATGAAGAACTTCGCGCCCACCTTCCGCGCCCTCGAGGACTACGACATCGAAAAGCTCTATGTCGAACAGGAGTCTTTGGCTGAACGCGGACTCACCGAGGCGGACCTGATCGTCCCCGTGGAAGTCGTCGATCGGGCGCGCATGGGCACATTGATGGCCGACCAGGATGTCGTGCTGTCGTTCTAG
- the tusB gene encoding sulfurtransferase complex subunit TusB — protein MLHTVNKSPWQTTNLDACLAHLGGERLLLIEDGVYAAVARSDAAQKLDTPARDGRVYVLGPDLEARGIGTEQVAEGIGVVDYSGFVQLVAEHGPHQAWL, from the coding sequence GTGCTGCACACCGTCAACAAATCCCCCTGGCAGACCACCAACCTCGACGCCTGCCTGGCCCACCTCGGCGGTGAGCGCCTGTTGCTGATCGAGGACGGGGTCTACGCCGCCGTGGCACGCAGTGATGCGGCCCAGAAACTCGATACCCCGGCCCGGGACGGGCGGGTCTATGTCCTCGGCCCGGACCTCGAGGCCCGCGGCATCGGCACCGAGCAGGTGGCCGAAGGCATCGGGGTCGTTGATTACAGCGGCTTCGTGCAGCTGGTCGCCGAGCACGGCCCGCACCAGGCCTGGCTCTGA
- the dsrA gene encoding dissimilatory-type sulfite reductase subunit alpha, which produces MTDNTYNTPKLDELETGPWPSFVTGLKRLAEDKPMIAGVLGQLEHSYTDRKGYWKGGTIGVYGYGGGIIPRFTELKDNDGSPLFPEAQEFHTMRFIPPAGMHYSTELLRDICDIWEKHGSGLIALHGQTGDIMLQGITADNVQACFDELNAYGLDLGGAGPAVRTGMSCVGAARCEHSCCNEQKIHRLLVNNFLDDMHRPSLPYKFKFKVSGCANDCMNSIERSDFAVIGTWRDEIQVDQAEVQAFVEAKGRKHTIDNVVSRCPSGSLSLNDDNTLEIDNDSCVRCMHCINVMTRALSPGEDRGVTILVGGKRTLRIGDLFGTVVVPFLPLRCDADYQRILEIAQEIVDFFAENALEHERVGEMIERIGLVNFLEAVGLEVDPNMIHEPRSISYVRTDDWDEEAEKWYRRQHMQSEQAS; this is translated from the coding sequence ATGACCGACAACACGTACAACACCCCGAAACTCGACGAGCTGGAGACCGGCCCGTGGCCGAGTTTCGTCACCGGGCTCAAGCGTCTGGCCGAGGACAAGCCCATGATCGCTGGGGTGCTCGGGCAGCTTGAGCACTCCTACACCGACCGCAAGGGCTACTGGAAGGGCGGCACCATCGGTGTCTACGGCTACGGCGGCGGCATCATCCCGCGCTTCACCGAGCTCAAGGACAACGACGGCAGCCCGCTCTTCCCGGAGGCGCAGGAGTTCCACACCATGCGCTTCATCCCGCCGGCGGGGATGCACTACTCCACGGAGCTGCTGCGCGACATCTGCGACATCTGGGAGAAACACGGCTCGGGGCTGATCGCCCTGCACGGGCAGACCGGCGACATCATGCTCCAGGGCATCACCGCGGATAACGTCCAGGCCTGCTTCGACGAGCTCAACGCCTACGGGCTCGACCTCGGCGGTGCCGGGCCGGCAGTGCGCACCGGCATGTCCTGCGTCGGCGCCGCCCGCTGCGAGCACTCCTGCTGCAACGAGCAGAAGATCCACCGCCTGCTCGTCAACAACTTCCTCGACGACATGCACCGGCCCAGCCTGCCTTACAAGTTCAAGTTCAAGGTCTCGGGCTGCGCCAACGACTGCATGAACAGCATCGAGCGCTCGGACTTCGCCGTCATCGGCACCTGGCGCGACGAGATCCAGGTCGACCAGGCCGAGGTCCAGGCCTTTGTCGAGGCCAAGGGCCGCAAGCACACCATCGACAACGTGGTCAGCCGCTGCCCCTCCGGCTCCCTGAGCCTGAACGACGACAACACTCTGGAGATCGACAACGACAGCTGCGTGCGCTGCATGCACTGCATCAACGTCATGACCCGGGCCCTGTCTCCGGGCGAGGACCGCGGCGTCACCATCCTGGTCGGCGGCAAGCGCACCCTGCGCATCGGCGACCTCTTCGGCACCGTGGTCGTGCCCTTCCTGCCGCTGCGCTGCGACGCCGACTACCAGCGCATCCTCGAGATCGCCCAGGAGATCGTCGACTTCTTCGCCGAGAACGCCCTGGAGCACGAGCGGGTCGGCGAGATGATCGAGCGCATCGGCCTGGTCAACTTCCTCGAGGCCGTGGGCCTGGAGGTCGACCCGAACATGATCCACGAGCCGCGCTCGATCTCCTACGTCCGCACCGACGACTGGGACGAGGAGGCCGAGAAGTGGTACCGGCGCCAACACATGCAGTCCGAGCAGGCCTCGTGA
- the dsrB gene encoding dissimilatory-type sulfite reductase subunit beta: MAEATSNTQPRSPIESGTPDPFPHMHATLRRNFGLWRHHDRPQPGVLHHVSETGEEVWTVRAGTQRQMDLATVRKLCDIADEYADGYLRFTIRSNAEITVDREEKVQPLIDALRGAGFPVGGTGPSVTMISHTQGWLHCDIPATDASGVVKALMDELHQEFVREDMPNRVHITTSCCQINCGGQGDIAINIQHTKPPKIQHDLVGQVCERPSVVARCPVAAIRPAVVDGKPSLEVDESKCVACGACYPPCPPMQINDPEHSRLAIWVGGNHSNARGVPTFHKLVVAGLPNNPPRWPEVAEHVKKILYTYRDNARDYERVGEWIERIGWKRFFELTGLPFTKHHIENWQGSRHKLNASAHLRF, encoded by the coding sequence ATGGCTGAAGCAACCAGCAACACCCAACCCCGGTCCCCCATCGAGAGCGGGACGCCGGATCCGTTCCCCCACATGCACGCCACCCTGCGGCGCAACTTCGGGCTGTGGCGCCACCACGACCGACCGCAGCCGGGCGTGCTCCACCACGTCTCGGAGACCGGTGAAGAGGTGTGGACGGTGCGCGCCGGCACGCAACGGCAGATGGACCTGGCCACGGTGCGCAAGCTCTGCGACATCGCCGACGAGTACGCCGACGGCTACCTGCGCTTCACCATCCGCTCCAACGCCGAGATCACCGTCGATCGCGAGGAGAAGGTCCAGCCGCTGATCGACGCCCTGCGCGGCGCCGGGTTCCCGGTGGGCGGCACGGGTCCGTCGGTGACCATGATCTCCCACACCCAGGGCTGGCTGCACTGCGATATCCCGGCCACCGACGCCTCCGGGGTGGTCAAGGCGCTCATGGACGAGCTGCACCAGGAGTTCGTCCGGGAGGACATGCCCAACCGAGTGCACATCACCACCTCGTGCTGCCAGATCAACTGCGGCGGCCAGGGCGACATCGCCATCAACATCCAGCACACCAAGCCGCCCAAGATCCAGCACGACTTGGTCGGCCAGGTCTGTGAGCGGCCCTCGGTGGTGGCGCGCTGCCCGGTGGCGGCGATCCGCCCGGCCGTGGTCGACGGCAAGCCGTCGCTGGAAGTGGACGAGAGCAAGTGTGTGGCTTGCGGCGCGTGCTATCCGCCCTGCCCGCCGATGCAGATCAACGACCCGGAGCACTCGCGGCTGGCCATCTGGGTGGGCGGCAACCACTCCAACGCCCGGGGCGTGCCGACCTTCCACAAGCTGGTGGTGGCTGGACTGCCCAACAACCCGCCGCGCTGGCCCGAGGTCGCCGAGCACGTCAAGAAGATCCTCTACACCTACCGCGACAACGCGCGCGACTACGAGCGCGTCGGGGAGTGGATCGAGCGCATCGGCTGGAAGCGCTTCTTCGAGCTCACCGGTCTGCCGTTCACCAAGCACCACATCGAGAACTGGCAGGGCTCGCGGCACAAGCTCAACGCCTCGGCGCACCTGCGCTTCTAG
- the tusD gene encoding sulfurtransferase complex subunit TusD, translating to MQFGILVNEGPYQHQASDSAYQFAVAALEQGHEVPRVFFYMDGVHNANRLQEPQQDDRNIVRRWSELAERHQIDLVVCVAAALRRGVKDEILAPGFRISGLGQLVEAGIQADRLVTFGD from the coding sequence ATGCAATTCGGAATCCTGGTCAACGAAGGGCCGTACCAGCACCAGGCCTCGGACAGCGCCTACCAATTCGCCGTCGCCGCCCTGGAGCAGGGCCACGAGGTGCCCCGCGTCTTCTTCTACATGGACGGGGTGCACAACGCCAACCGGCTCCAGGAGCCGCAGCAGGACGACCGCAACATCGTCCGCCGCTGGTCCGAGCTCGCCGAACGGCACCAGATCGACCTGGTGGTGTGCGTCGCCGCTGCCCTGCGCCGCGGCGTCAAGGACGAGATCCTGGCCCCGGGGTTTCGCATCTCCGGGCTCGGCCAGCTGGTCGAGGCGGGCATCCAGGCGGATCGGCTGGTGACCTTCGGCGACTAG
- a CDS encoding respiratory nitrate reductase subunit gamma, whose amino-acid sequence MLTATFAVLFYTATVVLVLGLAARVYLYARTPAPLRIPTTPAPTSRGGAALRVTSEVVAFRSLFRGEKLLWLLSWAFHVALLLVILRHLRYFLDPAPQWLVWIQPLGLYAAYVLAAALVGLWLRRLWIDRVRHISTPSDHAALALLLAIGLTGLGLQHFQPTDIVAVKAFFIGLMQFNWQPLPSEPLLLLHLTLVALLMMVFPFSKLLHAAGVFFSPTRNQPDNPRERRHIAPWARALEQDATHQKQE is encoded by the coding sequence GTGCTGACAGCGACCTTTGCCGTGCTGTTCTACACCGCCACCGTGGTACTGGTGCTCGGCCTGGCGGCGCGGGTCTATCTCTACGCCCGCACGCCAGCGCCGCTGCGCATCCCCACCACCCCGGCCCCAACTTCCCGGGGCGGCGCCGCCCTGCGCGTGACCAGCGAGGTGGTGGCCTTCCGCAGCCTGTTCCGCGGCGAGAAGCTGCTCTGGCTGCTCAGCTGGGCCTTCCATGTCGCCCTGCTGCTGGTCATCCTGCGCCACCTGCGCTACTTCCTCGATCCGGCGCCGCAGTGGCTGGTGTGGATCCAGCCGCTGGGCCTCTACGCCGCCTACGTCCTCGCGGCCGCCCTGGTCGGCCTGTGGCTGCGGCGCCTCTGGATCGACCGGGTGCGCCACATCAGCACCCCCTCCGACCACGCCGCCCTGGCCCTGTTGCTGGCCATCGGCCTGACCGGGCTGGGCCTGCAGCACTTCCAGCCCACGGACATCGTGGCGGTGAAGGCGTTCTTCATCGGCCTGATGCAGTTCAACTGGCAGCCGCTGCCGAGCGAACCGCTCCTGCTCCTCCATCTGACGCTGGTCGCCCTGCTGATGATGGTCTTCCCGTTCAGCAAGCTGTTGCACGCCGCCGGGGTGTTCTTCAGCCCCACGCGCAACCAGCCGGACAACCCGCGGGAGCGCCGGCATATCGCCCCCTGGGCACGCGCCCTGGAGCAGGACGCCACCCACCAGAAGCAGGAGTGA